DNA from Petrotoga mexicana DSM 14811:
GGAAATATCCGACTATTTATCTACTGCATGGACATGGGGGAAACGAAACGAGTTGGCTAAGAAAAGGTAGAGTAGATCAAAGTTTGGATTTAATGATAAATAACAATGAAATTCCACCTTTTGTAGCTGTGATGCCTGATGCCAAGAACAGTTGGTACGTTAATTCTCCAACGGGGGAGAACTATGAAACCGCTTTGATTGAAGACCTGATTCAACATATAGAAACGCAGTATAAGGTTTACAACGAACGCTCTTCGAGGTTCATAGCTGGACTATCCATGGGGGGTTACGGTGCCTTAAGGTTGGCATTTAAGTATCCCGAGTTATTTTTGTCTGTTGCAAGTTTAAGTGGGGGAATAACTAGAGAAGTTCCCCCTGAAAAAGAAGTCGATTTAGATGGGAATGAAATTAATGTCAGAGAAGATTACTATCATGATGCATTTGGTTGGCCCTTTAACCCAGAGTTATGGGAAAAAGAGAATATTTTTAACTACATAGAAAACTTGAAACAAAGCGAATTAGAGCTTCCGGTTTATCTTTCTTGTGGAAGTGAAGATTATTTTTACCTATATTTAGGTGCTTCTGAACTGCACCATGAATTAAGAGTAAACGGCATATCTTCAACTCTTTTTATAAAACCTGGTGATCATAATTGGTTTCTTTGGAGCCAAGAAATAAAAGAAGTATTAAGGTTCTTTGCGAAAAACATGCTTATAATCCATTAAGTAAGGAGTGAATTTATGGACCAAAAAAATGGCACCTATAGATTAGTAATGAATTCTTTGTTTATAGTTCTATCCATACTTTTGTCAAGGTTATTAGCGATTAGAATTCCCATAGGTAATGTTGAAGTTATTAGATTTGGGTTTGGAACTATTCCTATGTTTCTTTCAGCCTTTATTTTTGGGCCTTTGGATGGATTTATTGTTGGAGGTTTATCTGATTTGATTGGTTATTGGATAAATCCAATGGGAGCTTTCCTTCCCCAATTCACGTTAACCTCAGCTTTACACGGTTTGATTCCGGGTATAATATTTAAGTACTTTTTTAAAAGAAGAATCAATTATTGGACATTAGCCGTTTCTTGTGGTTTAGGTGAGGCGGTAGGAATTACCTTAACGCCATTCTTTCTTCATCAAGCGTTTGGTATTTCATATGCGGTTCTTATGCCCCCACGTTTAGGTGGCTATGTGGTTTCATTCTTTTTGAATGCTTTTATAATGCTGTTGCTACTCACTAGAATTCCTCAAATTAATAAAATGATGGAGAAGAAATAAGATGGATAAATTTTATGAGTTTATTTATGAATTGGAATCCAACGAGGAAGAAAAGATAATAGATCAGTTCATAAAATATGGGTTTAATTCCTTTTACATCGAGGAAGATGTAGAAAGTTCAAAAACTTTTCTGAAGTTGTATGTCAAGAAGGAAGAGCAAATCAAGGATATTTTGGATTTACTTTCCCTGTATGGTTTAAGATTGCTTTCAAAAGAAATCACCGAAGAATCACAATGGTTAGAAGAATGGAAAAAAACAATAAACGTTTTTGAACTTATAGACGGGGTCTGGGTTAACCCTTTTTCCGATAAAAAAATAGAAAAACCTGGAATAGTATTGAACGTAATACCGGGAAGTGCCTTTGGTACCGGTTTACATTCAACAACTAAACTGGCGGCTGAACTTTTGAGAAAAGCTGATTGCATAGGCAAAGATGTTATAGACGTTGGAACAGGCAGTGGGATATTATCGGTTTTGGCCAAAAAGTTTGGAGCTAATCGTGTTTTGGCTTTAGATAACGATACTTTAGCTATAGAAAAAGCTAAGGAAACAGCTATTTTAAACGATGTTGATATTGAAATACGAGAATCAGATTTGTTAAGCGCTGTTGAAGAACACGAGAGATTCGACATATTAGTTTCTAATATTGTGGCTGAAGTACTGATACAGTTAATGAAAGATCATAAATTTGATAAAGTACTTAA
Protein-coding regions in this window:
- a CDS encoding alpha/beta hydrolase, which produces MTHGKVYESLSFYSQALKSDMKYSIYLPPKYDIETRKYPTIYLLHGHGGNETSWLRKGRVDQSLDLMINNNEIPPFVAVMPDAKNSWYVNSPTGENYETALIEDLIQHIETQYKVYNERSSRFIAGLSMGGYGALRLAFKYPELFLSVASLSGGITREVPPEKEVDLDGNEINVREDYYHDAFGWPFNPELWEKENIFNYIENLKQSELELPVYLSCGSEDYFYLYLGASELHHELRVNGISSTLFIKPGDHNWFLWSQEIKEVLRFFAKNMLIIH
- a CDS encoding 50S ribosomal protein L11 methyltransferase, encoding MDKFYEFIYELESNEEEKIIDQFIKYGFNSFYIEEDVESSKTFLKLYVKKEEQIKDILDLLSLYGLRLLSKEITEESQWLEEWKKTINVFELIDGVWVNPFSDKKIEKPGIVLNVIPGSAFGTGLHSTTKLAAELLRKADCIGKDVIDVGTGSGILSVLAKKFGANRVLALDNDTLAIEKAKETAILNDVDIEIRESDLLSAVEEHERFDILVSNIVAEVLIQLMKDHKFDKVLKEKGFVIFSGIIESKEKSVIEQAKEVNLVLRDRTEDGSWIALLFHKKT
- a CDS encoding folate family ECF transporter S component; its protein translation is MDQKNGTYRLVMNSLFIVLSILLSRLLAIRIPIGNVEVIRFGFGTIPMFLSAFIFGPLDGFIVGGLSDLIGYWINPMGAFLPQFTLTSALHGLIPGIIFKYFFKRRINYWTLAVSCGLGEAVGITLTPFFLHQAFGISYAVLMPPRLGGYVVSFFLNAFIMLLLLTRIPQINKMMEKK